In Streptomyces sp. NBC_01439, the following are encoded in one genomic region:
- a CDS encoding S9 family peptidase, which produces MATTRPYGSWPSPIDAGLAASLDGRPEYLGTVGPEVWWTEPRPEEAGRRTLVRRRLADGGPEITELPAPWNVRSRVTEYGGLPWAGAERPTGGPLLVFVHFADQRLYAYEPDAPGGPEPRPLTPVSRTGGGLRWADPVLRGDEVWCVLEEFTGPAPTDVRRVLAAVPLDGSAAANRGAVRELTHDRYRFTTGPRLSPDGRRAAWLVWDHPLMPWDGTELRVAEVTGDGQLADARTVLGGPDEAVAQVEWTAEGTLLAVSDRGGWWNPYGVDPRTGWAINLCPREEEFGGPLWKPGLRWLAPLPGDTPHPAGSGTGLVAVLHGQGSSVLGILDPESGDLVDAAGPWTAWQPTLAVHGTRVYGVAASPRSAYEVVELDTATGHARAVGGQRPDPVDPAYYPEPQSRTFLGPDDRQIHAHVYPPHHPAVRAAADELPPYVIWAHGGPTDHVPPVLDLHIAYFTSRGIGVVEVNYGGSTGYGRAYRERLREQWGVVDVEDCASVARSLAAEGTADPARLAIRGGSAGGWTAAASLAATDLYACAAIIYPVLDLVGFAEETHDLESRYIDGLAGPPQTLAVLNRERSPVARADGITAPFVLLQGLEDPVCPPAQAERLLDALRDRPVPHAYVTFEGEGHGFRRADTMIRALEAELSLYSQVFGIERTDVPRLELDG; this is translated from the coding sequence ATGGCGACGACCCGGCCCTACGGCAGCTGGCCCTCACCCATCGACGCCGGCCTCGCCGCCTCCCTCGACGGGCGGCCCGAGTACCTCGGCACGGTCGGCCCCGAGGTGTGGTGGACCGAACCCCGGCCCGAGGAGGCCGGCCGCCGCACCCTGGTGCGCCGCCGCCTAGCCGACGGCGGGCCCGAGATCACCGAACTCCCCGCCCCGTGGAACGTGCGCAGCCGCGTCACCGAGTACGGCGGCCTGCCCTGGGCTGGGGCCGAACGGCCCACCGGCGGACCGCTGTTGGTCTTCGTCCACTTCGCCGACCAGCGGCTGTACGCGTACGAGCCCGATGCCCCCGGCGGCCCCGAGCCGCGGCCGCTGACCCCGGTCTCCCGGACCGGCGGCGGCCTGCGCTGGGCCGACCCGGTGCTGCGCGGCGACGAGGTCTGGTGCGTGCTGGAGGAGTTCACCGGGCCCGCACCGACCGATGTGCGCCGGGTGCTGGCCGCCGTGCCACTGGACGGCTCGGCGGCCGCGAACCGCGGCGCGGTGCGGGAGTTGACGCACGACCGGTACCGGTTCACCACCGGGCCCCGGCTCTCCCCGGACGGCCGGCGGGCCGCCTGGCTGGTGTGGGACCACCCCCTGATGCCGTGGGACGGTACCGAGCTCCGGGTCGCCGAGGTCACCGGGGACGGGCAGCTGGCCGACGCCCGGACCGTACTCGGCGGCCCCGACGAGGCCGTCGCCCAGGTCGAGTGGACGGCCGAGGGGACCCTCCTCGCGGTCAGCGACCGCGGCGGCTGGTGGAACCCGTACGGCGTGGACCCGCGGACCGGCTGGGCGATCAACCTCTGCCCGCGGGAGGAGGAGTTCGGCGGCCCGCTGTGGAAGCCGGGGCTGCGCTGGCTCGCCCCGCTGCCCGGGGACACCCCGCACCCGGCGGGCTCGGGGACCGGGCTCGTCGCCGTCCTGCACGGGCAGGGCTCCTCGGTGCTCGGCATCCTCGACCCGGAGAGCGGCGACCTGGTGGACGCCGCCGGGCCGTGGACCGCCTGGCAGCCCACCCTCGCCGTGCACGGCACCCGGGTCTACGGCGTCGCCGCCAGCCCGCGCAGCGCGTACGAGGTGGTCGAGCTGGACACCGCCACCGGGCACGCGCGGGCGGTCGGCGGGCAGCGCCCGGACCCGGTGGACCCGGCCTACTACCCGGAGCCGCAGAGCCGCACCTTCCTCGGCCCCGACGACCGCCAGATCCACGCGCACGTCTACCCGCCGCACCACCCGGCCGTCCGGGCCGCCGCCGACGAACTGCCCCCGTACGTGATCTGGGCGCACGGCGGACCCACCGACCACGTGCCGCCCGTACTCGACCTGCACATCGCCTACTTCACCTCGCGCGGCATCGGCGTGGTCGAGGTGAACTACGGCGGCTCCACCGGATACGGCCGCGCCTACCGGGAGCGGCTGCGCGAGCAGTGGGGTGTGGTGGACGTGGAGGACTGCGCGTCGGTCGCCCGCTCGCTGGCCGCCGAGGGCACCGCCGACCCCGCCCGGCTCGCCATTCGCGGCGGCAGCGCCGGAGGTTGGACCGCGGCGGCCTCGCTGGCCGCCACCGACCTGTACGCGTGCGCGGCGATCATCTACCCGGTGCTGGACCTGGTGGGCTTCGCCGAAGAGACGCACGACCTGGAATCGCGCTACATCGACGGCCTGGCCGGGCCGCCGCAGACCCTGGCCGTACTCAACCGCGAGCGTTCCCCGGTGGCGCGCGCCGACGGGATCACGGCGCCGTTCGTGCTCCTCCAGGGACTGGAGGACCCGGTCTGCCCGCCGGCCCAGGCGGAGCGGCTGCTCGACGCCCTGCGGGACCGGCCAGTGCCGCACGCGTACGTGACCTTCGAGGGCGAGGGCCACGGCTTCCGGCGGGCCGACACCATGATCCGTGCGCTGGAAGCCGAACTCTCCCTGTACTCGCAGGTGTTCGGGATCGAACGTACCGACGTGCCGCGGCTGGAACTGGACGGCTAG
- a CDS encoding M20/M25/M40 family metallo-hydrolase translates to MNAVDTVALDEAVEFTSGLIRIDTTNRGGGDCRERPAAEYVAERLAAAGLEPLLLERTPGRTNVVARIEGTDPSAEALLVHGHLDVVPAEAADWSVDPFSGEVRDGVVWGRGAVDMKNMDAMVLAVVRAWARAGVKPRRDIVIAYTADEEDSAVDGSGFLADHHPHLFEGCTEGISESGAFTVHGGPGGRALYPIAAGERGTAWLKLTAHGTAGHGSKPNGANAVSRLAAAVARIGAHDWPVRLTDTVTACIVELAALQGLSVDPRQPGLDVDALLDRLGPAGALVRATVRNSANPTMLSAGYKLNVIPEHATGYVDGRTVPGGEAEFTATLDALTGPDVRWEFHHREVALQAPVDGRTFGILRESVERFDPAGHVIPFCMAGGTDAKQFSRLGITGYGFSPLKLPPGFDYWALFHGVDERVPVEALHFGVRVLDHALRTL, encoded by the coding sequence ATGAATGCGGTGGACACGGTGGCTCTCGACGAGGCCGTCGAGTTCACCTCCGGCCTCATCCGGATCGACACCACCAACCGAGGCGGCGGCGACTGCCGCGAGCGCCCCGCCGCCGAGTACGTCGCCGAGCGGCTCGCCGCCGCCGGCCTCGAGCCGCTCCTACTGGAGCGCACCCCCGGCCGCACCAACGTGGTCGCCCGGATCGAGGGCACCGACCCCTCCGCCGAGGCCCTCCTCGTCCACGGCCACCTCGACGTGGTCCCGGCCGAGGCCGCCGACTGGAGCGTGGACCCCTTCTCCGGCGAGGTGCGCGACGGCGTGGTCTGGGGGCGCGGCGCCGTCGACATGAAGAACATGGACGCGATGGTGCTGGCCGTCGTACGGGCCTGGGCGCGCGCGGGAGTGAAACCGCGCCGGGACATCGTGATCGCCTACACCGCCGACGAGGAGGACAGCGCGGTCGACGGCTCCGGCTTCCTCGCCGATCACCACCCGCACCTCTTCGAAGGCTGCACCGAGGGCATCAGCGAGTCCGGGGCCTTCACCGTGCACGGCGGCCCCGGCGGCCGCGCCCTCTACCCGATCGCGGCGGGGGAGCGGGGCACCGCCTGGCTGAAGCTGACCGCGCACGGCACCGCAGGTCACGGCTCCAAGCCGAACGGGGCCAACGCCGTCAGCCGGCTCGCCGCCGCCGTCGCGCGGATCGGCGCCCACGACTGGCCGGTCCGGCTCACCGACACCGTCACCGCCTGCATCGTCGAACTCGCCGCCCTGCAGGGCCTGTCGGTGGACCCGCGGCAGCCGGGCCTCGACGTCGACGCGCTCCTCGACCGGCTCGGCCCGGCCGGCGCGCTGGTCCGCGCCACCGTGCGCAACAGCGCCAACCCGACCATGCTCAGCGCCGGTTACAAGCTCAACGTGATCCCCGAGCACGCCACCGGCTACGTCGACGGCCGGACCGTGCCCGGCGGCGAAGCCGAGTTCACCGCCACCCTCGACGCCCTCACCGGCCCCGACGTGCGCTGGGAGTTCCACCACCGGGAGGTCGCCCTCCAAGCCCCCGTGGACGGCCGGACGTTCGGGATCCTGCGCGAGTCCGTGGAACGGTTCGACCCGGCCGGCCACGTGATCCCCTTCTGCATGGCGGGCGGCACCGACGCCAAGCAGTTCTCCCGCCTCGGCATCACCGGCTACGGCTTCTCCCCGCTGAAGCTGCCGCCCGGCTTCGACTACTGGGCCCTCTTCCACGGCGTGGACGAGCGGGTGCCCGTCGAAGCCCTGCACTTCGGCGTCCGCGTCCTCGACCACGCGCTGCGGACCCTGTGA
- a CDS encoding M55 family metallopeptidase, with protein MKILISADMEGATGVTWPADVLPGTPQWERCRAMFTSDVNAAVLGFYDGGADQVLINEAHWTMRNLLLEKLDARAEMITGRHKTLSMVEGVQHGDVDGIAFVGYHTGAGSEGVLAHTYLANSITGVWVNGTRASEGLLNAHVVAEYGVPVILVTGDDLTCVDAAGYAPGAATVAVKDHVSRYAAVCRTPARTAADIRAAAKEATALAVRHDPVRGGPFTVELEFDAAHLAMSATVVPGVERSGERKVAYTSETMYEGIRAFKAVTTVVSAAVEEQYG; from the coding sequence ATGAAGATCCTCATCTCCGCCGACATGGAAGGCGCCACCGGCGTCACCTGGCCCGCGGACGTGCTGCCCGGAACCCCGCAGTGGGAACGCTGCCGCGCGATGTTCACCTCCGACGTCAACGCCGCCGTACTCGGCTTCTACGACGGCGGAGCCGACCAGGTCCTCATCAACGAGGCGCACTGGACCATGCGCAACCTGCTGCTGGAGAAGCTCGACGCCCGCGCCGAGATGATCACCGGCCGCCACAAGACCCTCTCCATGGTCGAGGGCGTCCAGCACGGCGACGTCGACGGCATCGCCTTCGTCGGCTACCACACCGGAGCCGGCTCCGAGGGGGTCCTCGCCCACACCTACCTCGCCAACTCCATCACCGGAGTCTGGGTCAACGGGACGCGCGCCAGCGAGGGGCTGCTCAACGCGCACGTCGTCGCCGAGTACGGGGTCCCCGTCATCCTGGTCACCGGCGACGACCTGACCTGCGTGGACGCCGCCGGATACGCGCCCGGAGCCGCCACCGTCGCCGTCAAGGACCACGTTTCGCGCTACGCCGCCGTGTGCCGCACCCCGGCCCGTACCGCCGCCGACATCCGGGCCGCGGCCAAGGAGGCCACCGCGCTGGCCGTACGGCACGATCCGGTCCGCGGCGGCCCCTTCACCGTGGAGCTGGAGTTCGACGCCGCGCACCTGGCCATGTCCGCGACGGTGGTCCCCGGCGTGGAGCGGTCCGGGGAGCGCAAGGTCGCGTACACCAGCGAAACCATGTACGAGGGGATCCGGGCCTTCAAAGCGGTCACGACGGTCGTCTCGGCGGCCGTGGAGGAGCAGTATGGCTGA
- a CDS encoding SRPBCC family protein, whose product MAQVEATTERIIAADAETVFDALADYTGTRGKLLPEHFSEYEVREGGDGEGTLVHWKLQATSKRVRDCLLEVSEPTDGELVEKDRNSSMVTTWRVTPAGEGKSKAVVTTVWNGAGGIGGFFERTFAPKGLGRIYDSVLENLATEVER is encoded by the coding sequence ATGGCGCAGGTCGAGGCCACCACGGAGCGGATCATCGCGGCTGACGCGGAGACCGTGTTCGACGCGCTGGCGGACTACACCGGGACCCGCGGGAAGCTGCTGCCCGAGCACTTCAGCGAGTACGAGGTGCGCGAGGGCGGCGACGGCGAGGGCACCCTGGTGCACTGGAAGCTCCAGGCCACCAGCAAGCGCGTGCGCGACTGCTTGCTGGAGGTCAGCGAGCCGACCGACGGCGAGCTGGTGGAGAAGGACCGCAACTCCTCCATGGTCACCACCTGGCGGGTCACCCCGGCCGGTGAGGGCAAGTCCAAGGCCGTGGTCACCACCGTCTGGAACGGCGCCGGCGGCATCGGCGGCTTCTTCGAGCGCACCTTCGCGCCCAAGGGCCTCGGCCGGATCTACGACAGCGTGCTGGAGAACCTGGCCACCGAAGTGGAGCGCTGA
- a CDS encoding Rv2578c family radical SAM protein, whose protein sequence is MRWENLTEGSAGPAALFGADAVVTRTIDTPEFRGITFHEVRARSIVNRVPGASRMPFEWTVNPYRGCSHACVYCFARKTHSYLDLDTGVGFDSQIVVKTNAPDLLRRELGSPRWTGAHIAMGTNVDCYQRAEGRYRLMPGIIEALRDRANPFSILTKGTLILRDLPLLQETAEVTEVGISISVGFTDTGLWRTVEPGTPSPAARLGAVRALTDAGIECGVLMAPVIPFLGDSPEQLRATVRAVAGAGATSVTPLVLHLRPGAREWFTAWLGTHHPHLVPRYERMYAGGSYAPTWYQRRITRQVHELAAEFGIGPARRGEARKIVTPGRPDGSAPAGATQLSLL, encoded by the coding sequence ATGCGCTGGGAGAACCTGACCGAGGGGTCCGCGGGGCCGGCCGCGCTCTTCGGGGCCGACGCCGTCGTGACCCGGACCATCGACACCCCCGAGTTCCGGGGGATCACCTTCCACGAGGTGCGCGCCCGGTCGATCGTCAACCGCGTGCCCGGCGCCTCCCGCATGCCGTTCGAATGGACCGTGAACCCCTACCGGGGATGCAGCCACGCCTGCGTGTACTGCTTCGCCCGCAAGACGCACAGCTATCTCGACCTCGACACCGGCGTCGGCTTCGACTCCCAGATCGTCGTCAAGACCAACGCCCCCGACCTGCTGCGCCGCGAGCTCGGCTCGCCCCGCTGGACCGGCGCGCACATCGCCATGGGCACCAACGTCGACTGCTACCAGCGCGCAGAAGGCCGCTATCGGCTGATGCCCGGGATCATCGAGGCCCTGCGCGACCGCGCCAACCCCTTCTCGATCCTCACCAAGGGCACGCTGATCCTGCGCGACCTCCCCCTGCTGCAGGAGACCGCCGAGGTCACCGAGGTCGGCATCTCGATCTCGGTCGGATTCACCGACACCGGGCTCTGGCGGACCGTCGAACCGGGCACCCCTTCCCCCGCCGCCCGGCTGGGCGCCGTACGGGCGCTCACCGATGCCGGGATCGAGTGCGGGGTGCTGATGGCCCCGGTGATCCCCTTCCTCGGGGACTCCCCGGAGCAGCTGCGGGCGACCGTACGGGCCGTGGCCGGGGCCGGCGCGACCTCCGTGACACCCCTGGTACTCCATCTGCGGCCCGGGGCGCGCGAGTGGTTCACGGCCTGGCTGGGCACCCACCACCCCCACCTGGTCCCCCGGTACGAGCGGATGTACGCGGGCGGGTCGTACGCACCCACCTGGTACCAGCGCCGGATCACCCGCCAAGTCCACGAACTGGCGGCCGAATTCGGCATCGGCCCGGCCCGCCGGGGCGAGGCCCGCAAGATCGTCACGCCCGGGCGGCCGGACGGCTCCGCGCCCGCGGGAGCCACGCAGCTGAGCCTCCTGTGA
- a CDS encoding alpha/beta hydrolase: MLHPLKKRTAVLLSISTVAATVATALASPVTAAPAAPADPAAAAPAQAALRWTGCTTPRYPTLQCASLKVPLDHARPDGRQITLALTRVPHTGATSQGPLLVNPGGPGGSGRSLAGYIASALPKEVAAQYDVIGFDPRGVGKSEPALDCAAGHFKPARPDSVPMDQATERANLDRVRSFAESCGAKHADVLPYIDTVSAARDIEALRGALGAERISYFGYSYGTYLGAVYAKLHPGRVHRLVLDSVVDPGGVWYEDNLAQDLAFDARHKSFLAWVAQYDATYKLGTDPAAVERAWYAMRDALRESPAGGKVGPAELEDTFMPGGYYNGYWPNLAEAFAAYAVAKDPKPLVAAYERFGAVEPSAGNGYSVYTAVQCRDSAWPKDWNQWRADMWRTHAKAPFMTWNNAWYNAPCAFWPAEPLDAPDVTNADLPPALLLQATEDAATPFEGALSMRKKLSGSALVVEEGGGNHGIALSGNKCLDEKVSAYLTTGRAADASCPAQAAPKPTTATRAVPASAGGAALHGLLGFRG; this comes from the coding sequence ATGCTCCACCCCTTGAAGAAGCGCACCGCTGTCCTGCTGTCGATCTCCACCGTCGCCGCCACCGTCGCCACCGCCCTCGCGAGCCCGGTGACGGCCGCGCCCGCCGCCCCGGCCGATCCGGCCGCCGCGGCGCCGGCGCAGGCGGCGCTGCGCTGGACCGGCTGCACCACCCCGCGGTACCCCACGCTGCAGTGCGCGTCCCTCAAGGTGCCCCTCGACCACGCCCGTCCGGACGGGCGGCAGATCACCCTCGCCCTGACCCGTGTCCCCCACACCGGCGCCACCTCCCAGGGCCCGCTGCTGGTCAACCCGGGCGGCCCGGGCGGCAGCGGCCGCAGTCTGGCCGGGTACATCGCCTCCGCCCTGCCCAAGGAGGTGGCCGCCCAGTACGACGTGATCGGCTTCGACCCCCGCGGCGTCGGCAAGAGCGAGCCCGCCCTGGACTGCGCGGCCGGGCACTTCAAGCCCGCGCGGCCGGACTCCGTACCCATGGACCAGGCCACCGAACGGGCCAACCTGGACCGGGTGCGCTCCTTCGCCGAGTCCTGCGGGGCCAAACACGCGGACGTGCTGCCGTACATCGACACCGTCTCGGCCGCCCGGGACATCGAGGCGCTGCGCGGCGCCCTCGGCGCGGAGCGGATCAGCTACTTCGGCTACTCGTACGGGACCTACCTGGGCGCGGTGTACGCCAAGCTGCACCCGGGCCGCGTGCACCGGCTCGTCCTGGACTCCGTGGTCGACCCCGGCGGGGTCTGGTACGAGGACAACCTCGCCCAGGACCTCGCCTTCGACGCCCGCCACAAGTCGTTCCTGGCCTGGGTGGCCCAGTACGACGCCACCTACAAGCTCGGCACCGACCCGGCGGCGGTCGAGCGGGCCTGGTACGCGATGCGGGACGCGCTGCGCGAGAGCCCGGCGGGGGGCAAGGTGGGGCCGGCGGAGCTGGAGGACACCTTCATGCCCGGCGGGTACTACAACGGCTACTGGCCGAACCTGGCCGAGGCCTTCGCCGCGTACGCGGTGGCCAAGGACCCGAAGCCGCTGGTGGCCGCCTACGAGCGGTTCGGCGCGGTGGAGCCCTCGGCGGGCAACGGCTACAGCGTCTACACGGCGGTCCAGTGCCGGGACTCGGCGTGGCCGAAGGACTGGAACCAGTGGCGCGCGGACATGTGGCGCACCCACGCCAAGGCGCCGTTCATGACCTGGAACAACGCCTGGTACAACGCCCCGTGCGCGTTCTGGCCGGCGGAGCCCCTCGACGCCCCGGACGTGACCAACGCCGATCTCCCGCCCGCCCTGCTGCTCCAGGCGACGGAGGACGCGGCGACCCCCTTCGAGGGGGCGCTCAGCATGCGGAAGAAGCTGTCGGGTTCGGCCCTGGTGGTGGAGGAGGGCGGCGGCAACCACGGCATCGCCCTGAGCGGCAACAAGTGCTTGGACGAGAAGGTGTCGGCCTACCTGACGACCGGCAGGGCCGCGGACGCCAGCTGCCCCGCCCAGGCGGCCCCGAAGCCGACCACGGCGACCCGCGCCGTGCCCGCCTCCGCGGGCGGCGCGGCCCTGCACGGCCTGCTCGGCTTCCGGGGCTGA
- a CDS encoding adenylosuccinate lyase, producing MNDVLERLRAEAGPSPEYEVLLSAAPDGLAASLTSAGLPLWARELAAYRLGLAGDRRAFESLVLLLNHRDPARCAAAAEALAVLDDPRTARAAAALATNGLRTAYALQPVRLLTALRAPESVPALMATLSRLLHPHDPYWRVALACIEGLGALADPRARELLTRAQSHPRLAVAATAALRNLG from the coding sequence GTGAACGACGTGCTGGAGCGCCTGCGGGCCGAGGCGGGACCGTCACCCGAGTACGAGGTGTTGCTCTCGGCCGCCCCCGACGGTCTCGCCGCCTCCCTGACGTCGGCCGGGCTGCCCCTGTGGGCCCGCGAACTGGCCGCGTACCGGCTGGGCCTCGCGGGAGACCGCCGCGCCTTCGAATCCCTCGTCCTGCTCCTCAACCACCGGGACCCCGCCCGCTGCGCGGCCGCCGCCGAGGCGCTGGCCGTCCTGGACGACCCGCGCACCGCCCGCGCGGCAGCCGCCCTCGCCACCAACGGCCTGCGCACGGCCTACGCCCTGCAGCCCGTGCGGCTGCTCACCGCCTTGCGCGCCCCCGAGTCCGTACCGGCCCTGATGGCCACCCTGTCGCGGCTGCTGCACCCGCACGACCCGTACTGGCGGGTGGCCCTGGCCTGCATCGAGGGCCTCGGCGCGCTCGCCGACCCCCGCGCGCGCGAACTCCTCACCCGCGCCCAGTCCCACCCCCGGCTGGCGGTGGCGGCGACGGCCGCGCTCCGCAACCTGGGGTGA
- a CDS encoding 3-hydroxyacyl-CoA dehydrogenase family protein → MDRQSSQPTLQTIAVVGLGTMGTGIAEVLARAGREVIGIDISEAAAQRAQAALAAATARSVARERLTEQERGDVLARFRTFTDLGAAAEADLVIEVVPESYEIKQQVFRELDAIVRPDTILATGTNALSVTRMAAESLRPERVLGLHFFNPAPAMKLVEIVSCVLTAPPAVEAVTELARELGKEPVPVGDRPGFVADGLLFGYLNQAAAMYEARYASREDIDAAMRLGCGLPMGPLALLDLIGVDTARTVLEAMYASSGDRLHAPAPILGQLAEAGLTGQKSGRGFYTYEAPGSSVIVRDLQTPLDGSLVGTGRPVSSVGVAGSGTMASGIAQVFAQAGYSVVLAARSQEKAEAAKAAIGKSLGRAVSKGRLSEEGAAQTLDRITPAGSLDAFAEVDLAVEAVAEDLAVKQELFATLDKVCKPGAVLATTTSSLPVIAVARVTSRPQDVIGMHFFNPAPAMKLVEVVRTVLTADDVHATVREICLKVRKHPVDCGDRAGFIVNALLFPYLNNAIKMVEQHYADIDQIDAAMKLGGGYPMGPFELLDVVGLDVSLAIEKVLHKEFRDPGLAPSPLLEHLVAAGCLGRKTGRGFREYAARR, encoded by the coding sequence ATGGACCGTCAGTCCAGTCAGCCCACCCTCCAGACCATCGCCGTCGTCGGCCTCGGCACGATGGGCACCGGCATCGCCGAGGTCCTCGCCCGGGCCGGCCGCGAGGTCATCGGCATCGACATCAGCGAGGCCGCCGCTCAGCGGGCCCAGGCCGCACTCGCCGCGGCCACCGCCCGCTCCGTCGCCCGGGAGCGGCTCACCGAGCAGGAGCGCGGAGACGTGCTCGCCCGCTTCCGCACCTTCACCGATCTGGGCGCCGCCGCCGAGGCCGATCTGGTCATCGAGGTCGTCCCCGAGTCGTACGAGATCAAGCAGCAGGTGTTCCGCGAACTCGACGCGATCGTGCGGCCCGACACCATCTTGGCCACCGGCACCAACGCCCTGTCGGTGACGCGCATGGCCGCCGAGTCCCTGCGCCCCGAGCGCGTGCTGGGCCTGCACTTCTTCAACCCGGCCCCGGCGATGAAGCTGGTCGAGATCGTCTCTTGCGTTCTGACCGCCCCGCCGGCCGTCGAGGCGGTCACCGAACTGGCCCGCGAGCTCGGCAAGGAGCCGGTTCCGGTCGGCGACCGGCCCGGCTTCGTCGCCGACGGCCTGCTGTTCGGCTACCTCAACCAGGCCGCCGCCATGTACGAGGCGCGGTACGCCTCCCGCGAGGACATCGACGCGGCGATGCGGCTCGGCTGCGGGCTGCCCATGGGCCCGCTCGCGCTGCTCGACCTGATCGGCGTGGACACCGCCCGTACCGTCCTGGAGGCCATGTACGCCTCCTCCGGCGACCGGCTGCACGCCCCGGCCCCGATCCTGGGCCAGCTGGCCGAGGCGGGCCTGACCGGTCAGAAGTCCGGCCGCGGCTTCTACACGTACGAGGCACCGGGCAGCTCGGTGATCGTCCGCGACCTGCAGACCCCGCTCGACGGGTCCCTGGTCGGCACCGGCCGTCCCGTCAGCTCGGTCGGCGTGGCCGGCTCGGGAACGATGGCGAGCGGGATCGCCCAGGTCTTCGCGCAGGCCGGTTACAGCGTGGTGCTCGCCGCCCGCAGCCAGGAGAAGGCCGAGGCCGCCAAGGCCGCGATCGGGAAGTCCTTGGGCCGTGCGGTGTCCAAGGGCCGCCTGAGCGAGGAGGGCGCGGCCCAGACCCTGGACCGGATCACCCCGGCCGGATCGCTGGACGCCTTCGCCGAGGTGGACCTGGCCGTGGAGGCCGTCGCCGAGGACCTGGCGGTCAAGCAAGAGCTGTTCGCGACCCTGGACAAGGTCTGCAAGCCGGGTGCGGTGCTGGCCACCACCACCTCTTCGCTGCCGGTGATCGCGGTCGCCCGCGTGACCTCGCGTCCGCAGGACGTGATCGGCATGCACTTCTTCAACCCGGCCCCGGCGATGAAGCTGGTCGAGGTGGTCCGGACCGTCCTGACCGCCGACGACGTGCACGCCACGGTCCGCGAGATCTGCCTCAAGGTGCGCAAGCACCCGGTGGACTGCGGCGACCGGGCCGGCTTCATCGTGAACGCGCTGCTGTTCCCGTACCTCAACAACGCGATCAAGATGGTCGAGCAGCACTACGCCGACATCGACCAGATCGACGCGGCGATGAAGCTGGGCGGCGGCTACCCGATGGGCCCGTTCGAGCTCCTCGACGTGGTCGGCCTGGACGTCTCGCTGGCCATCGAGAAGGTCCTGCACAAGGAGTTCCGCGACCCGGGGCTGGCCCCGTCCCCGCTGCTGGAGCACCTGGTGGCGGCGGGCTGCCTGGGCCGGAAGACCGGCCGCGGATTCCGTGAGTACGCCGCCCGCCGGTAA
- a CDS encoding TetR family transcriptional regulator, with protein sequence MSQPAKTSPRAATASDTPESPAGTKAAAQRLKMRRELAAAAMELFATKGYEATTVDEIAATAGVARRTFFRHFRSKEEAIFPDHDDTLTRAEAVLDVAPAHEHPLDTVCRGIKEVMKMYAASPAVSVERYRLTREVPALREREIASVARYERLFTRYLLAHFDEQDHHDGNDDPLLAEVAASAVVTAHNHVLRRWLRAGGQGDVEAQLDHAFSIVRKTFGTGIGAGRTLSTEPAAPAAVRTQGEVLVAVARTDAPLDEVMRTIEEALRAK encoded by the coding sequence ATGTCCCAGCCCGCCAAGACCTCGCCCCGCGCCGCCACGGCCTCCGACACCCCGGAGAGTCCGGCCGGCACCAAGGCGGCCGCACAGCGGCTCAAGATGCGCCGCGAGCTCGCCGCCGCGGCCATGGAGCTCTTCGCGACCAAGGGGTACGAGGCGACGACGGTCGACGAGATCGCCGCGACGGCCGGGGTGGCGCGGCGGACCTTCTTCCGGCACTTCCGGTCCAAGGAAGAGGCGATCTTCCCGGACCACGACGACACCCTGACCCGCGCCGAGGCCGTCCTGGACGTGGCCCCGGCGCACGAGCACCCGCTCGACACGGTGTGCCGCGGGATCAAGGAAGTCATGAAGATGTACGCCGCCTCGCCGGCGGTGTCGGTGGAGCGCTACCGGCTGACCCGTGAGGTGCCGGCGCTGCGGGAGCGGGAGATCGCCTCGGTGGCCCGGTACGAGCGGTTGTTCACCCGCTACCTGCTGGCCCATTTCGACGAGCAGGACCACCACGACGGCAACGACGACCCGCTGCTGGCCGAGGTGGCCGCCTCGGCGGTGGTCACCGCCCACAACCACGTGCTGCGGCGCTGGCTGCGCGCGGGCGGTCAGGGGGACGTCGAGGCGCAGCTGGACCACGCGTTCTCGATCGTGCGGAAGACGTTCGGCACGGGCATCGGCGCGGGCCGCACCCTGAGCACGGAACCGGCCGCGCCGGCGGCCGTGCGCACGCAGGGCGAGGTGCTGGTGGCGGTGGCCCGCACCGACGCCCCGCTGGACGAGGTCATGCGGACCATCGAAGAGGCGCTGCGCGCCAAGTAG